The following are encoded in a window of Callithrix jacchus isolate 240 chromosome 9, calJac240_pri, whole genome shotgun sequence genomic DNA:
- the MAP3K12 gene encoding mitogen-activated protein kinase kinase kinase 12 isoform X1, whose amino-acid sequence MACLHETRTPSPSFGGFVSTLSEASMRKLDPDTSDCTPEKDLTPTQCVLRDVVPLGGQGGGGPSPSPGGEPPPEPFANSVLQLHEQDAGGPGGAAGSPESRASRVRADEVRLQCQSGSGFLEGLFGCLRPVWTMIGKAYSTEHKQQQEDLWEVPFEEILDLQWVGSGAQGAVFLGRFHGEEVAVKKVRDLKETDIKHLRKLKHPNIITFKGVCTQAPCYCILMEFCAQGQLYEVLRAGRPVTPSLLVDWSMGIAGGMNYLHLHKIIHRDLKSPNMLITYDDVVKISDFGTSKELSDKSTKMSFAGTVAWMAPEVIRNEPVSEKVDIWSFGVVLWELLTGEIPYKDVDSSAIIWGVGSNSLHLPVPSSCPDGFKILLRQCWNSKPRNRPSFRQILLHLDIASADVLSTPQETYFKSQAEWREEVKLHFEKIKSEGTCLHRLEEELVMRRREELRHALDIREHYERKLERANNLYMELNALMLQLELKERELLRREQALERRCPGLLKPHPSRGLLHGNTMEKLIKKRNVPQKLSPHSKRPDILKTESLLPKLDAALSGVGLPGCPKGPPSPGRSRRGKTRHRKASAKGSCGDLPGLRAAVPPHEPGGPASPGGLGGGPSAWEACPPALRGLHHDLLLRKMSSSSPDLLSAALGSRGRGATGGAGDPGSPPPARGDTPPSEGSAPGSTSPDSPGGAKGEPPPPVGPGEGVGLLGTGREGTSGRGGSRAGSQHLTPAALLYRAAVTRSQKRGISSEEEEGEVDSEVELTSSQRWPQSLNMRQSLSTFSSENPSDGEEGTASEPSPSGTPEVGSTNTDERPDERSDDMCSQGSEIPLDPPPSEVIPDPEPSSLPIPHQELRGKQGPPNSEDSDCDSTELDNSNSVDALRPPASLPP is encoded by the exons ATGGCTTGCCTCCATGAGACCCGAACACCTTCTCCTTCCTTTGGGGGCTTTGTGTCTACCCTAAGCGAGGCATCCATGCGCAAGCTGGACCCAGACACTTCTGACTGCACTCCTGAGAAGGACCTGACACCTACCCAGTGTGTACTTCGAGATGTGGTACCCCTTGGTGGGCAGGGTGGGGGAgggcccagcccctccccaggtgGAGAGCCGCCCCCTGAGCCTTTTGCCAACAGTGTCCTGCAGCTACATGAGCAGGATGCAGGGGGCCCAGGGGGAGCAGCTGGGTCACCTGAGAGTCGGGCATCCAGAGTTCGAGCTGACGAGGTACGGCTGCAGTGCCAGAGTGGCAGTGGCTTCCTTGAGGGTCTCTTTGGCTGTCTGCGCCCTGTCTGGACCATGATTGGCAAAGCCTACTCCACTGAGCACAAGCAGCAGCAGGAAG ACCTTTGGGAGGTCCCCTTTGAGGAAATCCTGGACCTGCAGTGGGTGGGCTCAGGGGCCCAGGGTGCTGTCTTCCTGGGGCGCTTCCACGGGGAGGAGGTGGCTGTGAAGAAGGTGCGAGACCTCAAAGAGACCGACATCAAGCACTTGCGAAAGCTGAAGCACCCCAACATCATCACCTTCAA GGGTGTGTGTACCCAGGCTCCCTGCTACTGTATCCTCATGGAGTTCTGCGCCCAGGGCCAGCTGTATGAGGTACTGCGGGCTGGCCGCCCTGTTACCCCCTCCTTACTGGTTGACTGGTCCATGGGCATCGCCGGTGGCATGAACTACCTGCACCTGCACAAGATTATCCACAGGGATCTCAAGTCACCCAA CATGCTAATCACCTACGACGATGTGGTGAAGATCTCAGATTTTGGCACTTCCAAGGAGCTGAGTGACAAGAGCACCaagatgtcctttgcagggacagtaGCCTGGATGGCCCCTGAGGTGATCCGCAATGAGCCTGTGTCTGAGAAGGTCGACATCTG GTCCTTTGGTGTGGTCCTGTGGGAACTGCTGACTGGTGAGATCCCCTACAAAGATGTAGATTCCTCAGCCATCATCTGGGGTGTGGGAAGCAATAGTCTCCATCTGCCCGTGCCCTCCAGTTGCCCAGATGGTTTCAAGATCCTGCTTCGCCAGTGCTG GAACAGCAAACCACGAAATCGCCCCTCATTCCGACAGATCCTGCTACATCTGGACATTGCCTCAGCTGATGTACTCTCCACACCCCAGGAGACTTACTTTAAGTCCCAG GCAGAGTGGCGGGAAGAAGTAAAACTGCACTTTGAAAAGATTAAGTCAGAAGGGACCTGTCTGCACCGCCTAGAAGAGGAACTGGtgatgaggaggagggaggagctcAG ACATGCCCTGGACATCAGGGAGCACTATGAAAGGAAGCTGGAGAGAGCCAACAACCTGTATATGGAACTTAATGCCCTCATGTTGCAGCTGGAACTCAAGGAGAGGGAGCTGCTCAG GCGAGAGCAAGCTTTAGAGCGGAGGTGCCCAGGCCTGCTGAAGCCACACCCTTCCCGGGGCCTCCTGCATGGAAACACAATGGAGAAGCTCATCAAGAAGAGGAATGTGCCACAGAAGCTGTCACCTCATAGCAAAAG ACCAGATATTCTCAAGACGGAGTCTTTGCTCCCTAAACTAGATGCAGCCCTAAGTGGGGTTGGGCTTCCTGGGTGTCCTAAGGGCCCCCCCTCACCAGGACGGAGTCGCCGTGGCAAGACCCGTCACCGCAAGGCCAGCGCCAAGGGCAGCTGTGGGGATCTGCCTGGGCTTCGTGCAGCTGTGCCACCCCATGAACCTGGGGGTCCAGCAAGCCCAGGGGGCCTAGGCGGGGGACCCTCAGCCTGGGAGGCCTGCCCCCCTGCCCTCCGTGGGCTTCATCATGACCTCCTGCTCCGCAAAATGTCTTCATCGTCCCCAGACCTGCTGTCAGCAGCACTGGGATCCCGGGGCCGGGGAGCCACAGGGGGAGCTGGGGATCCTGGCTCACCACCTCCAGCCCGGGGTGACACCCCACCAAGTGAGGGCTCAGCCCCTGGCTCTACCAGCCCAGATTCACCCGGGGGAGCCAAAGGGGAGCCACCTCCACCAGTAGGACCTGGTGAAGGTGTGGGGCTTCTGGGAACTGGAAGGGAAGGGACCTCGGGCCGGGGAGGAAGCCGGGCTGGGTCCCAGCACTTGACCCCAGCTGCACTGCTGTACAGGGCTGCCGTCACCCGAAGTCAG AAACGTGGCATCTCatcagaagaggaggagggagaggtggaCAGTGAAGTAGAGCTGACATCAAGCCAGAG GTGGCCCCAGAGCCTGAACATGCGCCAGTCACTATCTACCTTCAGCTCAGAGAATCCAtcagatggggaggaaggcacaGCTAGTGAACCTTCCCCCAGTGGCACACCTGAAGTTGGCAGCACCAACACTGATGAGCGGCCAGATGAGCGGTCTGATGACATGTGCTCCCAAGGCTCAGAAATCCCACTGGACCCACCTCCTTCAGAGGTTATCCCTGACCCTGAACCCAGCTCCCTGCCCATTCCACACCAGGAACTTAGAGGAAAGCAG GGCCCTCCCAATTCTGAGGACTCAGACTGTGACAGCACTGAATTGGACAACTCCAACAGCGTTGATGCCTTGCGGCCCCCAGCTTCCCTCCCTCCATGA
- the MAP3K12 gene encoding mitogen-activated protein kinase kinase kinase 12 isoform X2: protein MACLHETRTPSPSFGGFVSTLSEASMRKLDPDTSDCTPEKDLTPTHVLQLHEQDAGGPGGAAGSPESRASRVRADEVRLQCQSGSGFLEGLFGCLRPVWTMIGKAYSTEHKQQQEDLWEVPFEEILDLQWVGSGAQGAVFLGRFHGEEVAVKKVRDLKETDIKHLRKLKHPNIITFKGVCTQAPCYCILMEFCAQGQLYEVLRAGRPVTPSLLVDWSMGIAGGMNYLHLHKIIHRDLKSPNMLITYDDVVKISDFGTSKELSDKSTKMSFAGTVAWMAPEVIRNEPVSEKVDIWSFGVVLWELLTGEIPYKDVDSSAIIWGVGSNSLHLPVPSSCPDGFKILLRQCWNSKPRNRPSFRQILLHLDIASADVLSTPQETYFKSQAEWREEVKLHFEKIKSEGTCLHRLEEELVMRRREELRHALDIREHYERKLERANNLYMELNALMLQLELKERELLRREQALERRCPGLLKPHPSRGLLHGNTMEKLIKKRNVPQKLSPHSKRPDILKTESLLPKLDAALSGVGLPGCPKGPPSPGRSRRGKTRHRKASAKGSCGDLPGLRAAVPPHEPGGPASPGGLGGGPSAWEACPPALRGLHHDLLLRKMSSSSPDLLSAALGSRGRGATGGAGDPGSPPPARGDTPPSEGSAPGSTSPDSPGGAKGEPPPPVGPGEGVGLLGTGREGTSGRGGSRAGSQHLTPAALLYRAAVTRSQKRGISSEEEEGEVDSEVELTSSQRWPQSLNMRQSLSTFSSENPSDGEEGTASEPSPSGTPEVGSTNTDERPDERSDDMCSQGSEIPLDPPPSEVIPDPEPSSLPIPHQELRGKQGPPNSEDSDCDSTELDNSNSVDALRPPASLPP from the exons ATGGCTTGCCTCCATGAGACCCGAACACCTTCTCCTTCCTTTGGGGGCTTTGTGTCTACCCTAAGCGAGGCATCCATGCGCAAGCTGGACCCAGACACTTCTGACTGCACTCCTGAGAAGGACCTGACACCTACCCA TGTCCTGCAGCTACATGAGCAGGATGCAGGGGGCCCAGGGGGAGCAGCTGGGTCACCTGAGAGTCGGGCATCCAGAGTTCGAGCTGACGAGGTACGGCTGCAGTGCCAGAGTGGCAGTGGCTTCCTTGAGGGTCTCTTTGGCTGTCTGCGCCCTGTCTGGACCATGATTGGCAAAGCCTACTCCACTGAGCACAAGCAGCAGCAGGAAG ACCTTTGGGAGGTCCCCTTTGAGGAAATCCTGGACCTGCAGTGGGTGGGCTCAGGGGCCCAGGGTGCTGTCTTCCTGGGGCGCTTCCACGGGGAGGAGGTGGCTGTGAAGAAGGTGCGAGACCTCAAAGAGACCGACATCAAGCACTTGCGAAAGCTGAAGCACCCCAACATCATCACCTTCAA GGGTGTGTGTACCCAGGCTCCCTGCTACTGTATCCTCATGGAGTTCTGCGCCCAGGGCCAGCTGTATGAGGTACTGCGGGCTGGCCGCCCTGTTACCCCCTCCTTACTGGTTGACTGGTCCATGGGCATCGCCGGTGGCATGAACTACCTGCACCTGCACAAGATTATCCACAGGGATCTCAAGTCACCCAA CATGCTAATCACCTACGACGATGTGGTGAAGATCTCAGATTTTGGCACTTCCAAGGAGCTGAGTGACAAGAGCACCaagatgtcctttgcagggacagtaGCCTGGATGGCCCCTGAGGTGATCCGCAATGAGCCTGTGTCTGAGAAGGTCGACATCTG GTCCTTTGGTGTGGTCCTGTGGGAACTGCTGACTGGTGAGATCCCCTACAAAGATGTAGATTCCTCAGCCATCATCTGGGGTGTGGGAAGCAATAGTCTCCATCTGCCCGTGCCCTCCAGTTGCCCAGATGGTTTCAAGATCCTGCTTCGCCAGTGCTG GAACAGCAAACCACGAAATCGCCCCTCATTCCGACAGATCCTGCTACATCTGGACATTGCCTCAGCTGATGTACTCTCCACACCCCAGGAGACTTACTTTAAGTCCCAG GCAGAGTGGCGGGAAGAAGTAAAACTGCACTTTGAAAAGATTAAGTCAGAAGGGACCTGTCTGCACCGCCTAGAAGAGGAACTGGtgatgaggaggagggaggagctcAG ACATGCCCTGGACATCAGGGAGCACTATGAAAGGAAGCTGGAGAGAGCCAACAACCTGTATATGGAACTTAATGCCCTCATGTTGCAGCTGGAACTCAAGGAGAGGGAGCTGCTCAG GCGAGAGCAAGCTTTAGAGCGGAGGTGCCCAGGCCTGCTGAAGCCACACCCTTCCCGGGGCCTCCTGCATGGAAACACAATGGAGAAGCTCATCAAGAAGAGGAATGTGCCACAGAAGCTGTCACCTCATAGCAAAAG ACCAGATATTCTCAAGACGGAGTCTTTGCTCCCTAAACTAGATGCAGCCCTAAGTGGGGTTGGGCTTCCTGGGTGTCCTAAGGGCCCCCCCTCACCAGGACGGAGTCGCCGTGGCAAGACCCGTCACCGCAAGGCCAGCGCCAAGGGCAGCTGTGGGGATCTGCCTGGGCTTCGTGCAGCTGTGCCACCCCATGAACCTGGGGGTCCAGCAAGCCCAGGGGGCCTAGGCGGGGGACCCTCAGCCTGGGAGGCCTGCCCCCCTGCCCTCCGTGGGCTTCATCATGACCTCCTGCTCCGCAAAATGTCTTCATCGTCCCCAGACCTGCTGTCAGCAGCACTGGGATCCCGGGGCCGGGGAGCCACAGGGGGAGCTGGGGATCCTGGCTCACCACCTCCAGCCCGGGGTGACACCCCACCAAGTGAGGGCTCAGCCCCTGGCTCTACCAGCCCAGATTCACCCGGGGGAGCCAAAGGGGAGCCACCTCCACCAGTAGGACCTGGTGAAGGTGTGGGGCTTCTGGGAACTGGAAGGGAAGGGACCTCGGGCCGGGGAGGAAGCCGGGCTGGGTCCCAGCACTTGACCCCAGCTGCACTGCTGTACAGGGCTGCCGTCACCCGAAGTCAG AAACGTGGCATCTCatcagaagaggaggagggagaggtggaCAGTGAAGTAGAGCTGACATCAAGCCAGAG GTGGCCCCAGAGCCTGAACATGCGCCAGTCACTATCTACCTTCAGCTCAGAGAATCCAtcagatggggaggaaggcacaGCTAGTGAACCTTCCCCCAGTGGCACACCTGAAGTTGGCAGCACCAACACTGATGAGCGGCCAGATGAGCGGTCTGATGACATGTGCTCCCAAGGCTCAGAAATCCCACTGGACCCACCTCCTTCAGAGGTTATCCCTGACCCTGAACCCAGCTCCCTGCCCATTCCACACCAGGAACTTAGAGGAAAGCAG GGCCCTCCCAATTCTGAGGACTCAGACTGTGACAGCACTGAATTGGACAACTCCAACAGCGTTGATGCCTTGCGGCCCCCAGCTTCCCTCCCTCCATGA
- the MAP3K12 gene encoding mitogen-activated protein kinase kinase kinase 12 isoform X3, with amino-acid sequence MIGKAYSTEHKQQQEDLWEVPFEEILDLQWVGSGAQGAVFLGRFHGEEVAVKKVRDLKETDIKHLRKLKHPNIITFKGVCTQAPCYCILMEFCAQGQLYEVLRAGRPVTPSLLVDWSMGIAGGMNYLHLHKIIHRDLKSPNMLITYDDVVKISDFGTSKELSDKSTKMSFAGTVAWMAPEVIRNEPVSEKVDIWSFGVVLWELLTGEIPYKDVDSSAIIWGVGSNSLHLPVPSSCPDGFKILLRQCWNSKPRNRPSFRQILLHLDIASADVLSTPQETYFKSQAEWREEVKLHFEKIKSEGTCLHRLEEELVMRRREELRHALDIREHYERKLERANNLYMELNALMLQLELKERELLRREQALERRCPGLLKPHPSRGLLHGNTMEKLIKKRNVPQKLSPHSKRPDILKTESLLPKLDAALSGVGLPGCPKGPPSPGRSRRGKTRHRKASAKGSCGDLPGLRAAVPPHEPGGPASPGGLGGGPSAWEACPPALRGLHHDLLLRKMSSSSPDLLSAALGSRGRGATGGAGDPGSPPPARGDTPPSEGSAPGSTSPDSPGGAKGEPPPPVGPGEGVGLLGTGREGTSGRGGSRAGSQHLTPAALLYRAAVTRSQKRGISSEEEEGEVDSEVELTSSQRWPQSLNMRQSLSTFSSENPSDGEEGTASEPSPSGTPEVGSTNTDERPDERSDDMCSQGSEIPLDPPPSEVIPDPEPSSLPIPHQELRGKQGPPNSEDSDCDSTELDNSNSVDALRPPASLPP; translated from the exons ATGATTGGCAAAGCCTACTCCACTGAGCACAAGCAGCAGCAGGAAG ACCTTTGGGAGGTCCCCTTTGAGGAAATCCTGGACCTGCAGTGGGTGGGCTCAGGGGCCCAGGGTGCTGTCTTCCTGGGGCGCTTCCACGGGGAGGAGGTGGCTGTGAAGAAGGTGCGAGACCTCAAAGAGACCGACATCAAGCACTTGCGAAAGCTGAAGCACCCCAACATCATCACCTTCAA GGGTGTGTGTACCCAGGCTCCCTGCTACTGTATCCTCATGGAGTTCTGCGCCCAGGGCCAGCTGTATGAGGTACTGCGGGCTGGCCGCCCTGTTACCCCCTCCTTACTGGTTGACTGGTCCATGGGCATCGCCGGTGGCATGAACTACCTGCACCTGCACAAGATTATCCACAGGGATCTCAAGTCACCCAA CATGCTAATCACCTACGACGATGTGGTGAAGATCTCAGATTTTGGCACTTCCAAGGAGCTGAGTGACAAGAGCACCaagatgtcctttgcagggacagtaGCCTGGATGGCCCCTGAGGTGATCCGCAATGAGCCTGTGTCTGAGAAGGTCGACATCTG GTCCTTTGGTGTGGTCCTGTGGGAACTGCTGACTGGTGAGATCCCCTACAAAGATGTAGATTCCTCAGCCATCATCTGGGGTGTGGGAAGCAATAGTCTCCATCTGCCCGTGCCCTCCAGTTGCCCAGATGGTTTCAAGATCCTGCTTCGCCAGTGCTG GAACAGCAAACCACGAAATCGCCCCTCATTCCGACAGATCCTGCTACATCTGGACATTGCCTCAGCTGATGTACTCTCCACACCCCAGGAGACTTACTTTAAGTCCCAG GCAGAGTGGCGGGAAGAAGTAAAACTGCACTTTGAAAAGATTAAGTCAGAAGGGACCTGTCTGCACCGCCTAGAAGAGGAACTGGtgatgaggaggagggaggagctcAG ACATGCCCTGGACATCAGGGAGCACTATGAAAGGAAGCTGGAGAGAGCCAACAACCTGTATATGGAACTTAATGCCCTCATGTTGCAGCTGGAACTCAAGGAGAGGGAGCTGCTCAG GCGAGAGCAAGCTTTAGAGCGGAGGTGCCCAGGCCTGCTGAAGCCACACCCTTCCCGGGGCCTCCTGCATGGAAACACAATGGAGAAGCTCATCAAGAAGAGGAATGTGCCACAGAAGCTGTCACCTCATAGCAAAAG ACCAGATATTCTCAAGACGGAGTCTTTGCTCCCTAAACTAGATGCAGCCCTAAGTGGGGTTGGGCTTCCTGGGTGTCCTAAGGGCCCCCCCTCACCAGGACGGAGTCGCCGTGGCAAGACCCGTCACCGCAAGGCCAGCGCCAAGGGCAGCTGTGGGGATCTGCCTGGGCTTCGTGCAGCTGTGCCACCCCATGAACCTGGGGGTCCAGCAAGCCCAGGGGGCCTAGGCGGGGGACCCTCAGCCTGGGAGGCCTGCCCCCCTGCCCTCCGTGGGCTTCATCATGACCTCCTGCTCCGCAAAATGTCTTCATCGTCCCCAGACCTGCTGTCAGCAGCACTGGGATCCCGGGGCCGGGGAGCCACAGGGGGAGCTGGGGATCCTGGCTCACCACCTCCAGCCCGGGGTGACACCCCACCAAGTGAGGGCTCAGCCCCTGGCTCTACCAGCCCAGATTCACCCGGGGGAGCCAAAGGGGAGCCACCTCCACCAGTAGGACCTGGTGAAGGTGTGGGGCTTCTGGGAACTGGAAGGGAAGGGACCTCGGGCCGGGGAGGAAGCCGGGCTGGGTCCCAGCACTTGACCCCAGCTGCACTGCTGTACAGGGCTGCCGTCACCCGAAGTCAG AAACGTGGCATCTCatcagaagaggaggagggagaggtggaCAGTGAAGTAGAGCTGACATCAAGCCAGAG GTGGCCCCAGAGCCTGAACATGCGCCAGTCACTATCTACCTTCAGCTCAGAGAATCCAtcagatggggaggaaggcacaGCTAGTGAACCTTCCCCCAGTGGCACACCTGAAGTTGGCAGCACCAACACTGATGAGCGGCCAGATGAGCGGTCTGATGACATGTGCTCCCAAGGCTCAGAAATCCCACTGGACCCACCTCCTTCAGAGGTTATCCCTGACCCTGAACCCAGCTCCCTGCCCATTCCACACCAGGAACTTAGAGGAAAGCAG GGCCCTCCCAATTCTGAGGACTCAGACTGTGACAGCACTGAATTGGACAACTCCAACAGCGTTGATGCCTTGCGGCCCCCAGCTTCCCTCCCTCCATGA